The Changchengzhania lutea genomic sequence AAAAATAGATTTGAATTTAGAACCTATCTTTAAATATCAAATCAACACGTTTAATAATACATCTGGTAATTTTAAACCTTATTTTATTGGGGTTTATACCGGATTTGCTATAAAGTTTTAGGTTTTTGGTTAGATCTAGATGTTGATTTTCAACACGCTTGGAAATTAACATCAAAAAAACTGCTCCTCCCCGGGGCAGTTTTATTTTTTATAGGCCTTTAATTGATTGCAAATAACAGCTTTCGCTTTCTCATTTAAAGCTTTAGTATCTTCAATAGTTAAATTTTCAGTGGGTATAAATTTATGAACCTTAGCACGCATCTTTCCAGGGCCTCCACTAAAAAAAGTATATGAAAACCGTTTCTTATTATCTCCAAAAGTAATAGGTACAATAGGTATTTTATGGTTAATGGCTAATCTAAAAGCACCATCTTTAAATTCGTCCAATTCAATATGCTCCTCAGGAACACCACCCTCTGGAAAAATACAAATACTTATGCCAGATTTTAGACGTCGCTGCGCTCTTAAAAAAACGGCTTGCCTACTTTTGGCAGAACTTCTATCTACCAAAATACAGGTGCGTTTATAGAAAAAACCAAATAAAGGGATTTTTGCCAATTCCTTTTTACCCACGAAAACAAACGGGTTTTTAACAGTAACCAGCATGAGCATAATATCTGCCATAGAGGTGTGGTTGGCAATAAACATATAGCTTTTATCTTTCTTTGGAATGTCTTCGCGTTCTATCTTATACATAAAACCCATGCCTATTAAAATAAACTTTGACCAAATTCTT encodes the following:
- a CDS encoding lysophospholipid acyltransferase family protein; the protein is MIIFKYIFWLLYRIWFYILVAVPIIVMFPLLLISISRESWYPYFLRLARIWSKFILIGMGFMYKIEREDIPKKDKSYMFIANHTSMADIMLMLVTVKNPFVFVGKKELAKIPLFGFFYKRTCILVDRSSAKSRQAVFLRAQRRLKSGISICIFPEGGVPEEHIELDEFKDGAFRLAINHKIPIVPITFGDNKKRFSYTFFSGGPGKMRAKVHKFIPTENLTIEDTKALNEKAKAVICNQLKAYKK